CGGCTCTTGCTGCAGACGGTGCCCACCGAAGACGCCGAGGTTTATCAGATCCGGGCCGTGATCATCCGCGAGAGCGGTGATGAGTCCTCCTGGATCCGTGTGACGCGCAACTTCATCAACATGCTGCGCAAGCAGTACCTGTTGTGGCGCACCTTCCCCGCGGGTCTCAAGGGCGAGTACGGACAGCGGGGTATGAGGCTCCTGGCCGGCGAACTGGAAGAAGAGGAATAGGAGCGCAGAGAAGCAGACGAGGGGCCGCCAAGCCGGCCCCGGGGAATCGATCAAACTAGCAGTGGAAGCAGCCCGGCTGGCCTGCTCGGGCAGAAGCATCCCCCGCTCCCGGGGACGGGCAGGACAATCAGCACGCGGCGTCAGCGCCGGAGGTGCCAAGTGGTACAACACGATCCGGAACTTGAACTTTATCGAGGGCTGATGGATCAGCCGGAGAAGTTCGAGGAGGGTTTCGACATCAAAGCCGTCGTCGGCGCCCTCTTCGTCGGCTTCGTCATGATGCCCGGCGCCATCTACCTCGGGCTCGTGGCCGGCCGGTCACTGGGTCCCGCGGCGGAGTGGACCACCGTCATCCTCTTCACAGAGGTTGCCAGGCGGTCCTTCGTCACCCTCAAGCGCCAGGAGGTCTATATCCTCTTCTACATCGCGTCGGCCCTGGCCAGTACGGGACACGGCGGCCTGCAGCTTGCAGGCGGCGCTTTCGCGGGAAAGATGTGGGACCAGTACTTCGTCCGATCTCCCGCGGCCAAAGGAATGGGAATTGCCAACGAGATTCCGTCCTGGGTCGTGCCTGGGCCCGATTCCGAAGCCATTCTGCAGCGAACGTTTCTCCACCCTGACTGGCTCATACCGAGCCTGCTCCTGCTGCTTGGCACCGTCCTCGGCCGCTTCAACAGCTGGGGCCTGGGTTACTTCCTGTTCCGCCTGACCTCGGACTATCAGAAGCTGCCCTTCCCCTTCGCGGCCATTTCTGCGCAGGGCTCCACCGCTCTCGCGGAAGCCTCGAGCAAGGAGGAGACCTGGCGCTGGCGCACCTTCTCCATCGGCGCAATGATCGGACTGGTCTTCGGCGCGTTCTACGTGGGTATCCCTACCTTCACCGGCGCCATCATGAGCAAGCCGCTGCAGCTTCTGCCGATCCCGTGGGTAGATCTCACCCGAAACACCGAGCAGATACTGCCGGCCATGCCCACAGGCTTTGTGACCGACCTCGGTTCCATCGGGTCCGGGTTCGTCGTGCCTTTCTGGGCAGTCGTAGGCGGGTTCCTTTCGGCGCTCCTGACCCTTGTCTTCAACCCGTACATGCACAAGATCGGTGTCCTCAGCAGCTGGCAGGCAGGTATGGGCACCATTGAGACCCAGTTTGCCAACCGTATCGACTTCTACTTCTCCTTCGGAATCGGTATCGCGTTCGCCGTCTTTGTAGTCAGCATGTACCTTATCGTCGCCATCTTCCGGGAGAACCTGCGGAAGCAGAGAGAGGAGGGCGGGCAGGGCACCAAGGGGAGCTGGACGCCACCACCGGGACGGGGCGACATTCCCACGTGGTTGTCACTGACCCTGTTCGCCGTCTCGACCATTGCCTACATCTACCTGTGCTGGCTCCTGGTGCCACGTTTCCCGCTGTTCTACGTAATCCTGTTCGGGTTCGTGGTCACGCCGATTCAGTCGATCATTGATGCGACGATGATCGGCATGACCGGCCAGTACGTGGGCGTCCCGATGGTGCGCGAAGCGACCATCATCTTCAGCGGCTATAAGGGCGTCGATATCTGGTTCGCGCCCATTCCATTGTCTGACTTCGGCGGCATGGCCCAGCATTTCCGGGTCATCGAGCTGACGGGCACGAAGATCACCAGTATGATCAAAGCCGAGCTGGTCATCTGGCCCATCACTATCTTCTGCAGCCTGCTCTTCTGGCAGTTTGTGTGGCGCCTTGCGCCGATCCCGTCCGTCTACTACCCCTACGCCCAGAAAATGTGGCACCTTTCGGCGCTGGAACGCGGCCTGTGGCTCACGTCAACGGTGAACCCCGAGCGCAGCGTTTTCTACCGCGCCTGGAACAAGAATATCGCAATCGGTGGGTTTGTCTTCGGGACCCTCTTCTACTACATACTGGCGGCCTTCAAACTGCCCACTATGCTGGTCTTCGGCATGGTTCGTGGCTTGGGGACCCTTCCACACTTCGTGTTCCCGGAGATGGTCGGGGCGCTGATCAGCCAGTACTACTTCGTGCCGCGCTACGGCGCGCGCCGCTGGAAGCAGTATGCGACGGTTCTCATGGCCGGGTACTCGTGCGGGATGGGGCTCGTGGGCATGGGCACGGTGGCCATCGCGATGATCAGTAAGTCCGTCTCCCAGATGCCCTACTAGGACGCATAGTTGAACTTTCTGGCGGGTAACCTGTCAAAGCAACAAGCCTGCGGACAAGAGAACCGCACGAGAGCGAACACCTCCCGCGGTCCGCAGATTTCTTGGAACCCATGCGGCCGCGGGATGTTATTCTAGAAGGGTGAGTCTGCCCGCCAAATCGGCCACCACGCTCTTTGTCAAGAGCGCGCCGTGAATCACCCGATACCGCCGCAGGAGGGAATGTGAATGTCGGTCAGAGTACACCGCCGCGGTTTCACCCTCATCGAGTTGCTTGTGGTCATCGCCATTAT
The sequence above is drawn from the Armatimonadota bacterium genome and encodes:
- a CDS encoding peptide transporter, with product MDQPEKFEEGFDIKAVVGALFVGFVMMPGAIYLGLVAGRSLGPAAEWTTVILFTEVARRSFVTLKRQEVYILFYIASALASTGHGGLQLAGGAFAGKMWDQYFVRSPAAKGMGIANEIPSWVVPGPDSEAILQRTFLHPDWLIPSLLLLLGTVLGRFNSWGLGYFLFRLTSDYQKLPFPFAAISAQGSTALAEASSKEETWRWRTFSIGAMIGLVFGAFYVGIPTFTGAIMSKPLQLLPIPWVDLTRNTEQILPAMPTGFVTDLGSIGSGFVVPFWAVVGGFLSALLTLVFNPYMHKIGVLSSWQAGMGTIETQFANRIDFYFSFGIGIAFAVFVVSMYLIVAIFRENLRKQREEGGQGTKGSWTPPPGRGDIPTWLSLTLFAVSTIAYIYLCWLLVPRFPLFYVILFGFVVTPIQSIIDATMIGMTGQYVGVPMVREATIIFSGYKGVDIWFAPIPLSDFGGMAQHFRVIELTGTKITSMIKAELVIWPITIFCSLLFWQFVWRLAPIPSVYYPYAQKMWHLSALERGLWLTSTVNPERSVFYRAWNKNIAIGGFVFGTLFYYILAAFKLPTMLVFGMVRGLGTLPHFVFPEMVGALISQYYFVPRYGARRWKQYATVLMAGYSCGMGLVGMGTVAIAMISKSVSQMPY